In one window of Camelina sativa cultivar DH55 chromosome 15, Cs, whole genome shotgun sequence DNA:
- the LOC104745308 gene encoding uncharacterized protein LOC104745308: MASSSVHLNHHQPSKKHGGATVAPPPTPSCSHPNTTKKSETAVDALSSLFNRLPPLLSLPNRRFSDAPASSIASLPMVSLSAGERESWDDLISAAADFGYFQLSIDDSDIVIPSGLAEAAESDSLSLLDLSEEKKETSFPKNWPLGYEADAETPSLCLDADCSNESSELNLISLREFTRTLEKVGLKTVEMLANALGFEYDATRFNTLMWLNQGVPDDEPEITNGFYPFVVCLQYQVREDKYCLLTESGWVSVLPGVDSVLVTLGDIAQVWRNGEVKRVKYRPVLCSGQNDGPKKCVTMTLMLTLPMDTMVSPLKDMISDGDKEEEYAEEEGDGGARSDEKRAFKSFCFKEYAWRVYQERLFFRDPLDRYRIKSYKD; encoded by the exons ATGGCTTCCTCTTCAGTTCACCTCAACCACCACCAACCTTCGAAAAAACACGGTGGAGCCACGGTGGCGCCTCCACCAACTCCGTCATGTTCACATCCCAACACCACCAAAAAATCGGAAACAGCAGTCGACGCTCTCTCCAGCCTTTTCAACCGTCTCCCTCCTTTGCTTTCACTCCCCAACCGCCGCTTCTCCGACGCTCCCGCATCCTCCATCGCTTCTCTTCCGATGGTATCTCTCTCCGCCGGAGAACGAGAAAGCTGGGACGATCTTATCTCCGCCGCTGCTGATTTTGGATATTTCCAACTCTCTATCGATGACTCCGATATTGTTATCCCTTCTGGACTCGCTGAAGCAGCCGAGTCTGACTCGCTCTCGCTCTTAGACCTcagtgaagagaagaaagaaacgtcGTTTCCAAAAAACTGGCCGCTGGGATACGAAGCCGATGCTGAAACGCCGTCGCTTTGCCTTGACGCCGACTGCTCAAACGAGTCGAGTGAGTTGAACCTGATTTCCCTCCGCGAGTTTACTCGGACTCTAGAGAAAGTTGGACTGAAGACGGTAGAGATGCTGGCTAACGCACTAGGATTCGAATATGACGCAACCCGGTTTAATACTCTGATGTGGCTTAACCAAGGTGTTCCTGATGATGAACCGGAGATAACCAACGGATTTTATCCCTTTGTTGTATGTTTACAGTATCAGGTAAGGGAGGACAAGTATTGTTTGCTGACCGAGTCTGGCTGGGTGTCCGTTTTGCCCGGAGTTGACTCTGTTCTTGTGACGTTAGGTGACATTGCTCAG GTTTGGAGAAACGGAGAGGTCAAAAGAGTTAAATATCGACCGGTGTTGTGTTCGGGACAAAACGATGGTCCAAAAAAGTGTGTGACAATGACATTGATGCTTACACTTCCCATGGACACTATGGTTTCTCCATTGAAAGATATGATTAGTGACggtgacaaagaagaagagtatgCAGAGGAGGAGGGAGATGGAGGAGCAAGAAGCGATGAGAAAAGGGCattcaaatctttttgtttcaaggagtaCGCATGGAGAGTGTACCAAGAACGTCTCTTCTTCAGGGATCCACTTGACAGATACCGAATCAAATCTTATAAAGATTGA